The following proteins are encoded in a genomic region of Acidobacteriota bacterium:
- a CDS encoding efflux transporter outer membrane subunit yields MKKLLAPALLAALLAGCAVGPNYKQPPLAVPEQYREVQGPPTPGESLADLKWWESFGDPVLKGLIDEALLHGYDVRIAASRVDEARARAGIAKSEFFPQIGYGGDVSRRLISTEVAPGSTTRNLVSANVNFGWELDLWGRIRRLNESAKAQYLATEEARRGVVLSLVSEVATTYFTLRALDEQLAISKSTVGSFEEQYKLYDLKLKGGAASAIQTSYAGAALGQVAAQLPEIERQIEATENRLSLLLGRNPGPIPRGGVLWAQAPPPKIPAGLPSDLLKRRPDILQAEQQLVAANADVGVATANFFPSISLTGLFGGISGDVSNLFGTGKTWSIAAGLVGPLFQGGRLRAEYEVSVARWEQAKAQYEQAVTGAFAETTTVLYAREKIDASIFQLKRTVRDYQEMVRLANVRYDAGVSDYFEVLYAMQLLYPAQIRLISARLDLAADYVNIYKALGGGWSQPETPPAPASK; encoded by the coding sequence ATGAAGAAGCTTCTCGCTCCCGCACTGCTGGCCGCGCTCCTCGCCGGTTGCGCCGTCGGCCCCAACTACAAGCAGCCCCCCCTCGCCGTTCCCGAGCAGTACCGCGAGGTCCAGGGCCCGCCCACGCCGGGCGAGTCGCTCGCCGACCTCAAGTGGTGGGAGTCGTTCGGGGACCCGGTCCTGAAGGGCCTGATCGACGAAGCGCTCCTCCACGGCTACGACGTCCGGATCGCGGCGTCGCGCGTCGACGAGGCGCGCGCGCGCGCGGGCATCGCAAAGTCCGAGTTCTTTCCTCAGATCGGCTACGGAGGCGACGTGTCGCGCCGGCTGATCTCGACGGAGGTCGCGCCGGGATCGACGACTCGAAACCTCGTCTCCGCCAACGTGAACTTCGGCTGGGAGCTGGACCTCTGGGGACGGATCCGGCGCCTGAACGAATCCGCGAAGGCGCAGTACCTCGCGACAGAGGAAGCGCGGCGCGGCGTCGTTCTGTCGCTCGTCTCCGAGGTCGCGACGACCTACTTCACGCTCCGCGCTCTCGACGAGCAGCTCGCCATCTCGAAGTCGACCGTCGGCTCGTTCGAGGAGCAGTACAAGCTCTACGACCTGAAGCTCAAAGGGGGAGCGGCCTCCGCCATCCAGACGTCCTACGCCGGCGCGGCCCTCGGCCAGGTGGCCGCACAGCTGCCGGAGATCGAACGGCAGATCGAGGCGACGGAGAACCGGCTCAGCCTGCTTCTCGGCCGGAACCCGGGGCCGATCCCGAGGGGAGGCGTGCTCTGGGCGCAGGCGCCGCCCCCGAAGATCCCGGCGGGCCTCCCGTCGGACCTCCTGAAACGGCGGCCGGACATCCTCCAGGCCGAGCAGCAGCTCGTCGCCGCGAACGCCGACGTCGGCGTCGCGACGGCGAACTTCTTCCCGTCCATCAGCCTGACGGGGCTCTTCGGCGGCATCAGCGGGGACGTGTCGAATCTCTTCGGCACGGGCAAGACCTGGTCGATCGCGGCGGGCCTCGTCGGACCGCTCTTCCAGGGGGGCCGGCTCCGGGCCGAGTACGAGGTGTCCGTGGCCCGATGGGAGCAGGCGAAGGCCCAGTACGAGCAGGCGGTCACGGGCGCGTTCGCCGAGACGACGACGGTCCTGTACGCGCGGGAGAAGATCGACGCGTCCATCTTCCAGCTGAAACGCACCGTCCGCGACTATCAGGAAATGGTCCGGCTCGCCAACGTGCGTTACGACGCGGGCGTATCGGACTACTTCGAGGTTCTCTACGCCATGCAGCTTCTCTACCCGGCCCAGATCCGGCTCATCAGCGCACGGCTGGACCTCGCAGCCGACTACGTGAACATCTACAAGGCGCTCGGCGGCGGGTGGAGCCAGCCCGAGACGCCGCCCGCGCCCGCGTCGAAGTAA
- a CDS encoding multidrug efflux RND transporter permease subunit, which produces MSRFFVNRPIVAMVISIVTVLVGLVAMSGLPIAQYPEVVPPMVQITTTFVGASATDVEASVATPIEQKVNGVEKGIYMKSTNANDGTLTLKVSFEVGSNLDMDNVLAQNRVSEATPMLPQSVKNYGVAVKKALPFPLLIISVKSPNGTYDNNFLSNYSVININDTIARIPGVGQINLFGGSDYAMRVWLRPDRIAKLGLTVPDIVNAVNQQNQISPAGQIGGPPAAKGTDFTYTVKVKGRLLDEKEFGNIVVRSNPDGSQVFLKDVARLELGTMLYNSIGRHDSKPAAVIAVFQIPGTNAIEVADRIKKTMEELKQRFPRDMDYLISLDTTLPVAEGINEIVHTLFEAVLLVILVVFVFLQNWRATLIPLVTVPVSLIGAFIFFPLLGFSINVLSLLGLVLAIGIVVDDAIVVVEAVMHHIEHGMDPKAATLKAMEEVSGPVIAIGLVLSAVFIPVGFMGGITGAFYKQFAITIALSVLLSVINALTLSPALAAMLLKAPTGKKTLLTPFYGWFNRVFGRGTDAYVSFASILIRKTARSLIFILILVGAIVVLGRKIPAGFIPEEDQGYLIAQVNLPDASSLERTDLVMKKAEAIIKATDGVEGYNTITGFSLVTGSYSSNMGFFFIQLKEWGHRKTKENHANGVVAALNKAFAQQIPEATAVAFGPPAIPGLGTGAGFTMQLQDRSGGSPEFLAQQAAKFVEAARKRPEIGRVSTLYRASVPQIYADIDRSKVLKVGATIGDVNTTLGALLGSSYINDFNRFGRVYKVYVQAEPEYRKDPKQLGLFFVRSGKGEMIPLDTLTTTRPTSGPEFTNRFNLYRSAEVSGVPAAGYSSAQALTALEETAKEVLPPEMGYEWADMSYQEKKAPGVVVVFALAILLVFLILAAQYESWGLPFSVLLGTPFAVFGAYFGLWLARQFSESYVNNVFAQIALIMLIGLAAKNAILIVEFAKMQQAAGMGLVEAALSSAKLRFRPILMTAFAFILGVVPLLTASGAGAESRKVIGMAVFSGMLIATILGVCLIPVLFVVVEKLTGGSKHPAPPGDAPAPAAGHEGGH; this is translated from the coding sequence ATGTCCCGCTTCTTCGTCAATCGCCCCATCGTGGCGATGGTCATCTCCATCGTCACGGTTCTCGTCGGCCTCGTCGCCATGTCGGGCCTTCCGATCGCCCAGTACCCCGAGGTCGTGCCCCCGATGGTCCAGATCACCACCACGTTCGTGGGCGCGAGCGCCACCGACGTCGAGGCGTCGGTCGCGACGCCGATCGAGCAGAAGGTGAACGGCGTCGAGAAGGGCATCTACATGAAGTCCACCAACGCCAACGACGGCACCCTGACGCTGAAGGTGTCGTTCGAGGTGGGCTCGAACCTCGACATGGACAACGTCCTCGCCCAGAACCGGGTCTCCGAGGCGACGCCCATGCTGCCGCAGTCCGTCAAGAACTACGGCGTCGCGGTCAAGAAGGCGCTCCCGTTCCCCCTCCTGATCATCTCGGTCAAGTCGCCGAACGGGACGTACGACAACAACTTCCTCTCCAACTACTCCGTCATCAACATCAACGACACGATCGCCCGCATCCCGGGCGTCGGCCAGATCAACCTCTTCGGCGGCAGCGACTACGCCATGCGCGTCTGGCTCCGCCCCGACCGCATCGCGAAGCTCGGGCTCACGGTCCCCGACATCGTGAACGCCGTCAACCAGCAGAACCAGATCTCCCCCGCCGGCCAGATCGGCGGGCCGCCCGCGGCGAAAGGCACCGATTTCACCTACACCGTGAAGGTCAAGGGTCGGCTGCTCGACGAGAAGGAGTTCGGGAACATCGTCGTCCGCTCGAACCCGGACGGATCGCAGGTGTTCCTCAAGGACGTGGCGCGCCTCGAGCTCGGCACGATGCTCTACAACTCCATCGGCCGCCACGACAGCAAGCCCGCCGCCGTCATCGCCGTCTTCCAGATCCCCGGCACGAACGCCATCGAGGTTGCCGATCGCATCAAGAAGACGATGGAAGAGCTGAAGCAGCGCTTCCCCCGCGACATGGACTACCTGATCTCGCTCGACACGACGCTGCCGGTCGCGGAGGGCATCAACGAGATCGTCCACACGCTCTTCGAGGCCGTGCTGCTCGTCATCCTCGTCGTGTTCGTCTTCCTGCAGAACTGGCGCGCGACGCTGATCCCCCTCGTGACGGTGCCCGTCTCGCTCATCGGCGCCTTCATCTTCTTCCCGCTCCTCGGCTTCTCGATCAACGTCCTCTCGCTCCTCGGGCTCGTGCTGGCGATCGGCATCGTCGTCGACGACGCGATCGTCGTGGTCGAGGCGGTCATGCACCACATCGAGCACGGGATGGACCCGAAAGCGGCGACGCTCAAGGCCATGGAGGAAGTGTCGGGCCCCGTGATCGCGATCGGCCTCGTCCTCTCCGCCGTGTTCATTCCCGTGGGCTTCATGGGGGGCATCACGGGGGCGTTCTACAAGCAGTTCGCGATCACGATCGCGCTCTCGGTGCTTCTCTCGGTGATCAACGCCCTCACGCTCAGCCCCGCCCTTGCGGCGATGCTGCTGAAGGCGCCCACCGGGAAGAAGACGCTACTCACGCCGTTCTATGGGTGGTTCAACCGGGTCTTCGGCCGCGGCACCGACGCGTACGTCAGCTTCGCGAGCATCCTGATCCGGAAGACGGCGCGCAGCCTCATCTTCATCCTGATCCTCGTCGGCGCGATCGTCGTTCTCGGGCGGAAGATCCCGGCGGGCTTCATCCCCGAGGAGGACCAGGGCTACCTGATCGCCCAGGTCAACCTGCCCGACGCGTCCTCGCTCGAGCGCACCGACCTCGTGATGAAGAAGGCCGAGGCCATCATCAAGGCGACGGACGGCGTCGAGGGCTACAACACGATCACCGGCTTCAGCCTCGTCACCGGCTCCTACTCCTCGAACATGGGCTTCTTCTTCATCCAGCTCAAGGAGTGGGGCCACCGCAAGACCAAGGAGAATCACGCGAACGGCGTCGTGGCCGCGCTCAACAAGGCCTTCGCGCAGCAGATCCCCGAGGCCACGGCGGTGGCGTTCGGACCCCCGGCGATCCCCGGCCTCGGGACGGGGGCGGGCTTCACGATGCAGCTGCAGGACCGCAGCGGCGGCTCTCCCGAGTTCCTGGCCCAGCAGGCCGCGAAGTTCGTCGAGGCCGCGCGCAAGCGGCCCGAGATCGGGCGCGTCTCGACCCTCTACCGCGCGAGCGTGCCGCAGATCTACGCGGACATCGACCGCAGCAAGGTGCTGAAGGTCGGCGCGACGATCGGCGACGTCAACACGACGCTCGGGGCGCTGCTCGGCAGCTCCTACATCAACGACTTCAACCGGTTCGGCCGCGTCTACAAGGTGTACGTCCAGGCCGAACCCGAGTACCGGAAGGACCCGAAGCAGCTGGGCCTCTTCTTCGTGCGCAGCGGCAAGGGCGAGATGATCCCCCTCGACACGCTGACCACGACGCGGCCCACGTCCGGCCCGGAGTTCACGAACCGCTTCAACCTGTACCGCTCCGCCGAGGTCAGCGGCGTGCCCGCGGCCGGCTACTCGTCGGCGCAGGCCCTCACGGCACTCGAGGAGACCGCCAAGGAGGTTCTGCCGCCGGAGATGGGCTACGAGTGGGCGGACATGTCGTACCAGGAGAAGAAGGCCCCCGGCGTCGTGGTCGTCTTCGCTCTCGCGATCCTGCTCGTGTTCCTGATCCTGGCGGCGCAGTACGAGAGCTGGGGGCTGCCCTTCAGCGTCCTCCTCGGCACGCCGTTCGCGGTCTTCGGCGCCTACTTCGGCCTCTGGCTCGCCCGGCAGTTCTCGGAGAGCTACGTGAACAACGTGTTCGCGCAGATCGCGCTCATCATGCTGATCGGGCTCGCCGCCAAGAACGCGATCCTGATCGTCGAGTTCGCGAAGATGCAGCAGGCCGCGGGGATGGGCCTCGTCGAGGCCGCGCTCAGCTCGGCCAAGCTGCGCTTCCGGCCCATCCTCATGACGGCCTTCGCCTTCATCCTCGGCGTCGTGCCGCTCCTGACGGCGTCTGGCGCCGGGGCCGAATCGCGCAAGGTGATCGGCATGGCCGTCTTCTCCGGCATGCTGATCGCGACCATTCTCGGCGTCTGCCTGATCCCGGTGCTGTTCGTGGTGGTCGAGAAGCTGACGGGCGGCAGCAAGCACCCAGCGCCTCCGGGTGACGCACCGGCGCCCGCGGCCGGCCACGAGGGAGGGCACTGA
- a CDS encoding DUF748 domain-containing protein — protein sequence MNIPETLRHPRVRKAAIVAGVLLAFWSLVGFLLLPAILRPVVERKIGEALHRKATLREMSVNPFALSVTLKGLDVRDRDGTGPFLSFESLYVNAEVSSVFRGGPVLRAITLEKPAVHLARVTESAYSVSDLIEEYSKPKPKDDKPLRFSLNNIRVSGGSVDFDDRPKKTKHAVRDVLIGIPFLSNIPSKVEITTQPAFEAKVNGAPFVLHGKTKPFSASRETTLDLNLSDVDVPFYLAYVPADIPSKITSARLDAKLVLAFTQPVAGDPALVVSGTAALRKVAVSQNGKPLVAWERFDADADAIEVFGRSAKLRSLKLTAPELWVRRNTMAEHDIANALAAPGKTKTRIPSKGEEGRGAPVPSTAAAKPFLVQLAEAAISGGVVHYDDFAFHPSFHAVLSDVAASVKGFSTVPGSPAAFEASARSDAGETFRNAGTLSMNPAAVAVAGTFSVEGAPLKRYTTFVDEFVPASIDAGVLGLKTRYTFSTGKDANTTLDDLAITVAGPRVRKKSEKEPFFTAATLALTGSSLDVGRHTFVLGDFTGTNGFLAIVREKDGNADLMELVPRPDPAKPPPPSAPWDVTLRKIDLRGWTVKIDDRGWDHPARYSLTKTDVLLENLSTAKGSKGTLATKFGVDGKGVATAKGPVGFRPIYADLKVAVKDVDLVPLEAYVLPNLRLELARGLVSAGGTLALREDPAGKASVVYTGNALVANVLAVDESTKLDFLKWESFSATGMKAGYNPLFLEVKQLAAVGLACDVTIEADGTVNLRKIVGAPAPKEDEEVGPPADARPASAPDPAPATAAAAAAPGEKDARLTMPIRIDEITLQGGRIGIADHFIRPNYSATLGDLGGRVTGLSSEEGTVATLDLRGSLANHSPLQVSGTINPLAAATFADVKASFRDIDLPSFTPYSGAYAGYTIASGSLTMEVAYKVVNRKLNASNRFLVNQFEFGDKVESKGATKLPVKFAVSLLKDKDGVIDLDLPIEGSLDDPKFRIGKIVWQVLGNLISKAVTAPFALLGKLFGGKGDELSSVDFPDGLTTLDDAGKKKLDALAKALHDRPALKLQATGRFSGADLEGAADRPRRTEDQGAEAARPREVGSRPRERGWRRRGGRRARGLPQEGVQEGEVPEAADDARIREGPAGRRD from the coding sequence GTGAACATTCCGGAAACGCTGCGGCACCCGCGCGTGCGCAAGGCTGCGATCGTCGCTGGCGTCCTGCTCGCCTTCTGGTCCCTCGTCGGATTTCTCCTTCTCCCCGCGATCCTTCGTCCCGTCGTCGAGCGGAAGATCGGCGAGGCGCTGCACCGCAAGGCGACGCTGCGCGAAATGTCGGTCAATCCCTTCGCGCTCTCCGTGACGCTGAAGGGCCTCGACGTGAGGGACCGCGACGGGACGGGCCCGTTCCTGTCCTTCGAGAGCCTCTACGTGAACGCCGAGGTCTCGTCCGTTTTCCGCGGCGGGCCGGTTCTCCGGGCGATCACGCTCGAGAAACCTGCGGTCCATCTCGCGCGTGTCACGGAATCGGCGTACAGCGTCTCCGACCTCATCGAAGAATATTCGAAGCCGAAGCCGAAGGATGACAAACCGCTGCGGTTCTCCCTGAACAACATCCGGGTCTCGGGCGGCAGCGTGGACTTCGACGACCGCCCGAAGAAGACGAAGCACGCCGTCCGCGACGTCTTGATCGGGATCCCGTTCCTCTCGAACATCCCGTCGAAGGTCGAGATCACGACGCAGCCCGCCTTCGAGGCGAAGGTGAACGGCGCCCCGTTCGTGCTGCACGGAAAGACGAAGCCGTTCAGCGCGTCCCGCGAGACGACGCTCGACCTGAACCTCTCGGACGTCGACGTCCCGTTCTACCTCGCGTACGTTCCCGCCGACATCCCGTCGAAAATCACGTCGGCGCGGCTCGACGCGAAGCTCGTCCTCGCGTTCACGCAGCCCGTGGCAGGCGACCCCGCCCTCGTCGTCTCCGGCACGGCGGCGCTCCGCAAGGTTGCCGTGTCGCAGAACGGAAAGCCCCTCGTCGCGTGGGAGCGATTCGACGCGGACGCCGACGCGATCGAGGTGTTCGGACGGTCCGCGAAGCTCCGGAGCCTGAAGCTCACGGCGCCGGAACTCTGGGTCCGCCGCAACACGATGGCCGAGCACGACATCGCGAACGCGCTCGCGGCGCCGGGAAAGACGAAGACGAGGATTCCTTCGAAGGGTGAAGAGGGGCGGGGCGCGCCGGTACCATCGACCGCGGCCGCCAAGCCGTTCCTCGTCCAGCTCGCCGAGGCGGCGATCTCCGGCGGCGTCGTCCACTACGACGATTTCGCCTTCCATCCCTCCTTCCATGCGGTCCTGTCCGACGTCGCCGCTTCCGTGAAGGGGTTCTCGACGGTTCCGGGAAGCCCAGCCGCCTTCGAGGCCTCTGCGAGGAGCGACGCCGGCGAGACGTTTCGCAACGCGGGCACTCTCTCGATGAATCCCGCCGCCGTCGCCGTCGCCGGGACCTTCTCGGTGGAGGGGGCGCCCCTCAAGCGCTATACGACGTTCGTCGACGAGTTCGTCCCCGCTTCGATCGACGCGGGCGTTCTCGGCCTGAAGACCCGGTACACGTTTTCGACCGGGAAGGATGCGAACACGACGCTCGACGACCTTGCGATCACGGTCGCGGGGCCGCGCGTGAGGAAGAAGAGCGAGAAGGAGCCGTTCTTCACGGCTGCGACGCTCGCGCTGACGGGCTCTTCGCTGGACGTCGGGAGGCACACGTTCGTCCTCGGAGATTTCACCGGCACGAACGGTTTTCTCGCCATCGTCCGCGAGAAGGACGGCAACGCGGATCTCATGGAGCTGGTGCCCAGGCCGGACCCGGCCAAGCCGCCGCCGCCGTCGGCCCCGTGGGACGTCACGCTCAGGAAGATCGACCTCCGCGGATGGACCGTGAAGATCGACGACCGCGGCTGGGACCACCCGGCGCGCTACTCGCTCACGAAGACCGACGTCCTGCTCGAGAATCTCTCGACGGCGAAGGGCTCGAAGGGGACACTTGCCACGAAGTTCGGCGTGGACGGCAAGGGCGTCGCGACCGCGAAGGGGCCCGTGGGCTTCCGTCCCATTTACGCCGACCTCAAGGTGGCCGTGAAAGACGTCGACCTCGTGCCGCTGGAGGCATACGTCCTCCCGAATCTGAGGCTCGAGCTTGCAAGGGGCCTCGTGAGCGCGGGCGGGACGCTCGCGCTGCGCGAGGACCCGGCCGGCAAGGCCAGCGTCGTCTACACGGGAAACGCCCTCGTCGCAAACGTTCTCGCGGTCGACGAGTCGACGAAGCTGGATTTCCTGAAGTGGGAGTCGTTTTCGGCGACGGGGATGAAGGCAGGCTACAACCCTCTCTTCCTCGAGGTGAAGCAGCTCGCGGCCGTCGGTCTCGCCTGCGACGTCACGATCGAGGCCGACGGGACCGTAAACCTCCGGAAGATCGTCGGGGCGCCCGCTCCGAAAGAGGACGAAGAGGTTGGGCCGCCGGCCGACGCAAGGCCGGCTTCGGCTCCAGATCCCGCACCCGCAACTGCCGCGGCGGCGGCCGCGCCGGGCGAGAAGGACGCGCGGCTCACGATGCCGATCCGGATCGACGAGATCACTCTTCAGGGCGGACGCATCGGCATCGCGGACCACTTCATCAGGCCGAACTACTCGGCGACGCTCGGGGACCTCGGCGGCCGCGTGACGGGTCTCTCGTCCGAGGAGGGCACCGTCGCCACGCTCGATCTGCGCGGCAGCCTCGCAAACCACTCCCCCCTGCAGGTCTCGGGCACGATCAACCCGCTCGCGGCGGCGACGTTCGCGGACGTCAAGGCGAGCTTTCGCGACATCGACCTTCCGTCCTTCACGCCCTACTCGGGGGCGTACGCGGGCTACACGATCGCGAGCGGCTCGCTCACGATGGAGGTTGCCTACAAGGTCGTGAACCGCAAGCTGAACGCATCGAACCGCTTTCTCGTGAACCAGTTTGAGTTCGGCGACAAGGTCGAAAGCAAGGGCGCGACGAAGCTCCCCGTGAAGTTCGCCGTCTCGCTCCTGAAGGACAAGGACGGGGTCATCGACCTCGACCTCCCGATCGAGGGCTCGCTCGACGACCCGAAGTTCCGGATCGGCAAGATCGTCTGGCAGGTCCTCGGGAACTTGATCTCGAAGGCGGTCACGGCGCCGTTCGCGCTCCTCGGAAAGCTCTTCGGCGGCAAGGGCGACGAGCTCTCCAGCGTGGACTTCCCGGACGGCCTCACGACGCTGGACGACGCGGGGAAGAAGAAGCTCGACGCACTCGCGAAAGCGCTCCACGACCGGCCCGCGCTGAAGCTCCAGGCGACCGGGCGGTTCTCGGGCGCGGATCTCGAAGGGGCTGCGGACCGCCCGCGTCGAACGGAAGATCAAGGCGCAGAAGCTGCCCGACCTCGCGAGGTCGGGAGCCGCCCCCGCGAGCGTGGATGGCGTCGTCGTGGAGGCCGCCGAGCGCGAGGTCTACCTCAAGAGGGCGTACAAGAAGGAGAAGTTCCCGAAGCCGCGGACGACGCTCGGATTCGCGAAGGACCTGCCGGCCGACGAGATTGA
- a CDS encoding 50S ribosome-binding GTPase — MTANLTPQYHDAEERFKRATDHAEKLAALREMIALLPKHKGTEKMLAHLRKQVSKLEDEADRPAHGGHGHRAEIGHVKREGAGQWVLLGAPNAGKSSLLAALTHAHPEIGEYPFTTRAPLPGMMEFEDVKVQLVDTPAVAEGHTEPWLPNLAHDADGVLLVVDVTADDGGSAALLHDLLARARVWPATRARPADAPSFLASRPVLVLGNKSEDDDGTFARLAKEAIGADLPFFPVSAATGAGLEPLRAVLFQTLGKIRIYPKEPGKKPNLESPFVLPAGATIHDLAVHVHKEIAERMKFARIWGHAKFDGQQVDRHHVLADKDVVELHA, encoded by the coding sequence ATGACGGCCAATCTCACACCCCAGTACCACGACGCCGAAGAGAGATTCAAGCGCGCGACGGACCACGCGGAGAAGCTCGCGGCTCTGCGCGAGATGATCGCCCTCCTCCCGAAGCACAAGGGCACGGAAAAGATGCTCGCCCACCTGCGCAAGCAGGTTTCCAAGCTCGAGGACGAGGCCGATCGGCCCGCGCACGGCGGCCACGGGCACCGCGCCGAAATCGGGCACGTCAAGCGCGAGGGGGCCGGCCAGTGGGTGCTCCTCGGGGCGCCGAACGCGGGCAAGTCGTCGCTCCTCGCGGCCCTCACGCACGCGCACCCCGAGATCGGCGAGTACCCCTTCACCACGCGCGCGCCGCTGCCCGGGATGATGGAGTTCGAGGACGTGAAGGTGCAGCTCGTAGACACCCCGGCCGTGGCCGAGGGGCACACCGAGCCGTGGCTCCCGAATCTCGCGCACGACGCCGACGGCGTCCTCCTCGTCGTGGACGTCACGGCCGACGACGGCGGTTCCGCCGCTCTGCTCCACGACCTCCTCGCCCGGGCGCGCGTGTGGCCCGCGACTCGGGCGCGGCCGGCCGACGCTCCGTCGTTCCTCGCCTCGAGGCCCGTCCTCGTCCTCGGAAACAAGAGCGAGGACGACGACGGCACGTTCGCGAGGCTCGCGAAGGAGGCGATCGGCGCGGACCTGCCGTTCTTCCCCGTGTCGGCGGCGACGGGCGCCGGCCTCGAGCCGCTGCGCGCGGTCCTCTTCCAGACTCTCGGGAAGATCCGCATCTACCCGAAGGAGCCCGGGAAGAAGCCGAACCTCGAGAGCCCGTTCGTGCTCCCGGCGGGCGCGACGATCCACGACCTCGCCGTCCACGTCCACAAGGAGATCGCCGAGCGGATGAAGTTCGCGCGCATCTGGGGGCACGCGAAGTTCGACGGCCAGCAGGTGGACCGCCACCACGTCCTCGCGGACAAGGACGTGGTGGAGCTGCACGCCTGA
- the aqpZ gene encoding aquaporin Z: MVKKVAAECLGTFWLVLGGCGSAVLAGAFPQFGIGFLGISLAFGLTVLTMAYAVGPISGGHFNPAVSVGLWSAGRFPAGDLLKYVVAQVAGAIAAAAVLWVIASGKPGFEAGRFGSNGYGAHSPGGYGLMACLVAEVVFTFMFLLIILGATDKRAPAGFAPIAIGLGLTLIHLVCIPVTGTSVNPARSTGPALFVGGWAVEQLWLFWVAPLAGAVLAGYAWRALADEA; this comes from the coding sequence ATGGTCAAGAAGGTCGCTGCGGAGTGTCTCGGTACGTTCTGGCTCGTCCTCGGAGGCTGCGGCAGCGCGGTCCTCGCCGGGGCGTTTCCCCAGTTTGGGATCGGCTTCCTGGGAATCTCGCTCGCGTTCGGCCTCACGGTCCTCACGATGGCGTATGCCGTCGGGCCGATTTCGGGCGGCCACTTCAACCCGGCGGTGTCGGTCGGGCTCTGGTCGGCGGGCCGTTTTCCAGCCGGTGACCTTCTGAAGTACGTGGTCGCGCAGGTCGCGGGCGCGATCGCAGCGGCCGCGGTGCTCTGGGTCATCGCGAGCGGCAAACCGGGCTTCGAGGCCGGCCGCTTCGGATCGAACGGCTACGGCGCACATTCGCCGGGCGGCTACGGGCTGATGGCTTGCCTCGTCGCCGAGGTCGTCTTCACGTTCATGTTCCTCCTGATCATCCTCGGCGCGACGGACAAGCGGGCGCCCGCCGGCTTCGCGCCGATCGCGATCGGCCTCGGCCTTACACTCATCCATCTCGTGTGCATTCCCGTCACGGGCACGTCCGTGAACCCGGCCCGCAGCACGGGTCCCGCGCTCTTCGTCGGTGGGTGGGCCGTCGAGCAGCTCTGGCTCTTCTGGGTCGCCCCGCTCGCCGGCGCCGTTCTCGCGGGCTACGCCTGGCGCGCTCTCGCGGACGAGGCCTGA